In Meriones unguiculatus strain TT.TT164.6M chromosome 17, Bangor_MerUng_6.1, whole genome shotgun sequence, a single window of DNA contains:
- the Lca5l gene encoding lebercilin-like protein, whose protein sequence is MRFWTMSLADTTKVHTNEHFPSLALGSTRSAEGRSAPGASRLSRGSRASNGSVDYSRSQCSFRSLTSHYDYSEDFLSDCSDTAANKLQPEPSLGIEREKRKYTASKLFQPKGLKYIPTEKKHIWNASFFNSQIQTIAKRRDAMTHRILSARLHKIKELKNELADIHRKLEATLIENQFLKQLQLRHLKAIGKYVNSQNNLPQITVKHQNEVKSLRQLLRKSQEKERTVSRKLRETDSDLLRTKDALQALQKLSEDKNLAEREELTQRLTILTAKMEANDKKIQNLEKHLRLNNQSFGRQLAKENRKTLAAQTATKNLQGQVKQLQQKLKEKDRELEIKNIYTNRILKNLQEKEDYPKVSSTKSVQADRKSLPFVNIRHQETQKSDVPAWTTKGKKITGSIGHKEKLIEINPEISYHICNLPKQEESKRKYEANLTASKSTLPAHAPRELAATEQTAPLESHSYAQPAHRPQRRETGLSQNQAPFTLQQCLGPVPVQPRSARGTAVTQPWGFALSLPPTTVSWWGEDPNSHVLFEALNAPSPNAELSKEVQHPNPQASLGTIRRQNDTREETEKKATPSDAEPPTRGREVPTDVEIEAPARASSRAAKVVEAGDAETVHGHMKIPRPRKHYSFTEATEALHNGLPTPCVQGSPRCRHGVGKHRSNQELRLEPSGYEPSFGKAARARAKETAAFRDKKSSLMEELFGAGFAARAGPAKDEALGKAQRLGQASASNAFGDSRAATVVHSIQTSPEGKRKTVL, encoded by the exons GTTTTGGACTATGTCTTTGGCTGACACAACAAAAGTACACACAAATGAGCATTTCCCCAGCCTGGCACTAGGAAGCACCAGGTCTGCAGAAGGCAGGAGTGCCCCGGGGGCTAGCCGGCTGTCACGAGGCAGCAGGGCTTCCAACGGGAGCGTGGACTACAGCCGGTCCCAGTGTTCCTTCCGAAGTCTGACCTCTCACTACGACTATTCGGAAGACTTCCTCTCCGACTGCTCAGACACAGCTGCTAACAAACTTCAGCCAGAGCCGAGTCTGGGgatagaaagggagaaaaggaagtatACCGCTTCTAAACTCTTTCAGCCTAAAG GCCTGAAGTACATCCCAACTGAGAAAAAGCACATCTGGAATGCTTCATTTTTCAATTCTCAAATCCAAACAATTGCCAAGAGAAGAGACGCCATGACGCATCGAATACTGTCAGCCAGGCTTCACAAGATTAAAGAGCTGAAGAATGAGTTAGCTGACATCCATCGAAAGCTGGAAGCTACTCTCATAGAAAACCAATTTCTGAAACAACTTCAGCTTAGGCACCTGAAAGCTATAGGGAAGTATGTGAACTCACAAAACAATCTACCTCAGATTACAGTCAAGCACCAGAACGAGGTGAAGAGCCTTCGCCAGCTCCTCCGGAAATCCCAAGAGAAGGAGCGGACGGTGTCTAGGAAACTCCGAGAAACGGACAGTGACTTACTGAGGACCAAAGATGCCTTGCAAGCCCTACAGAAACTCTCAGAAGACAAGAACCTCGCCGagagagaagagctaactcaaagGCTTACCATTCTTACAGCCAAAATGGAGGCGAATGACAAAAAAATACAG AACTTGGAAAAGCACCTGAGGCTGAACAACCAATCCTTTGGTAGGCAGTTGGCCAAAGAAAACCGGAAGACACTAGCAGCTCAAACAGCGACCAAGAATCTGCAGGGCCAAGTGAAGCAGCTGCAGCAGAAGCTGAAG GAGAAGGATCGTGAGCTGGAAATCAAAAACATCTACACTAATCGAATACTTAAAAATTTACAGGAGAAGGAGGATTACCCAAAAG TTTCTTCAACAAAATCAGTACAAGCAGACAGGAAAAGTTTGCCGTTTGTAAATATAAGACACCAAGAAACCCAAAAGTCAGATGTCCCAGCTTGGACAACTAAG GGTAAAAAGATAACAGGAAGCATTGGTCATAAAGAAAAACTAATTGAAATAAACCCTGAAATTTCATACCATATATGTAACCTACCAAAGCAAGAGGAATCTAAGAGAAAATATGAAG CAAACCTCACTGCCTCGAAGAGCACATTGCCTGCTCACGCTCCCCGGGAACTGGCGGCCACCGAGCAGACCGCTCCTCTGGAGAGTCACTCTTATGCTCAACCAG CACATCGACCTCAGCGCCGGGAGACAGGGCTCTCACAGAACCAAGCTCCCTTCACCCTCCAGCAGTGCTTAGGACCTGTGCCTGTCCAGCCCCGCAGTGCTAGGGGCACGGCTGTGACCCAACCTTGGGGTTTTGCCCTCAGCCTGCCCCCAACCACTGTGTCATGGTGGGGAGAGGACCCTAACAGCCATGTCTTGTTTGAGGCACTCAATGCTCCATCTCCTAATGCAGAGTTATCAAAGGAGGTCCAGCACCCAAACCCACAAGCCTCCCTGGGAACTATTAGGAGGCAAAACGACAcaagggaggagacagagaagaaagccACGCCATCAGACGCAGAGCCACCCACAAGAGGAAGGGAGGTGCCTACTGACGTGGAGATCGAGGCCCCGGCCAGGGCATCGAGCAGGGCGGCCAAGGTGGTGGAGGCCGGGGATGCGGAGACCGTGCATGGCCACATGAAGATCCCACGGCCACGGAAGCACTACTCCTTCACGGAGGCCACTGAGGCCCTGCACAACGGGCTGCCCACGCCCTGCGTGCAGGGCAGCCCTCGCTGCCGCCACGGCGTGGGCAAGCACCGCAGCAACCAGGAGCTGCGGCTGGAGCCCAGCGGCTATGAACCCTCTTTCGGCAAGgcagccagggccagggccaaAGAGACGGCAGCGTTCCGGGACAAGAAGAGCAGTCTCATGGAGGAGCTGTTCGGCGCGGGCTTTGCAGCTAGGGCCGGCCCTGCCAAGGATGAGGCGCTTGGCAAGGCCCAGCGGCTTGGCCAGGCCTCAGCCAGCAATGCCTTCGGGGACTCCAGAGCCGCCACCGTGGTGCACTCCATCCAGACCTCGccggaaggaaagaggaaaacagtTCTTTAA